Part of the Chondrinema litorale genome, TGGCTCCAAATGCCACTGTAATTGGTTCGCAAACAGCAGGTGCCGATGGCAATGTTTCTCCACTTTATTTGCCGGGAAGTGTATATTCGCTCATAAGTGGAATCGGTGTGTATTATCCTGATGGTACAGAAACTCAGCGAATAGGTATTGTGCCAGATATAGAAGTTAAACCAACCATTCAGGGTATCAGAGATCACCGAGACGAAGTGCTAGAATCAGCTATTAATTTGATACAGGAAAATAATTAAATACATTGACTAGACTATCTGAGATACAATTCTTTAATTCAATAAAAGAAAGCGAAAATATACTGTTGGCAGGTGCTGGTGGAGGTTTTGATATTTACAGTGGATTACCTGTTTATTTTGCATTAAAGCAAATGGGTAAAAATGTGACTTTGGCTAATTTTTCATTCACCGAATTGAGAAAAACTTCAGCTACAGAAGTTTTTCCATTTTGTTATCAGGTGGAAGCCTCTTGTAAAGTGCTTTCTAGTAATAATTATTTCCCCGAAAAATATTTGTGTGAGTGGCTTTTAACTAGAGGTGAACAAACTAGTATTTATGCATTTGCTAAGACAGGTGTACTTCCACTCAAAAAAGCTTATGATTATATTATTAAAAAGCATTCTATTGATACAATAGTGCTTGTAGATGGTGGAACAGATAGTTTAATGTTTGGCGATGAAGATGGTTTAGGCACACCAGTAGAAGATATTTGTTCGATGGCAGCAGTTTACAAAACAAGTATTAAGAAAAAACATCTTCTTTCTGTTGGCTTCGGTATTGATCATTTTCATGGTGTTTCCCATTTCAGATTTTTAGAAAATGTAGCTGAACTTATGCGAGATGGTGGCTACAACGGAATGTTTCAGGTTACAAAAGAAATGGAAGAAGGCAAGCATTATATTGCGGCTGTAGAATATGCCAATATGAGAATGAAAGGCATGGAAAGCATAGTTAACAACTCAATCTCTAGTGCTGTTCAAGGCTATTTTGGTAATCATCAGGTAACAGAAAGAACCAAGAGCAGTGAGTTATGGATAAATCCACTGATGTCTATTTATTGGTGTTTTGAGTTGGATGCTGTTATTCAGAAAAATAAATATTATCCCCGAATAAAAGCGACAAAAAATCTATTTGAAATAAACAGTGAAATTGCGGCATTTCAGTTGGAGTTAAAGAGTAATCGAGCTAAAAAGAATCTGCTACTTTAATCAAGAGATTTTAAAATAATAGAAATGAGATGCTTAGTACTTTGCCAAGCATCTCTTTTTTTTATCATTCAGACCTTAAAGAATCTGTGGGGTTTTGCCTCGAAATTCTAAAGGTTTGTGGTGCGATGGTAACCAAGCCTAACACCAGTAAAACCAATACGCCTGTTAAAACGGTAGTGAAGCCAAAAGGAGCTTTGTAAACTAAAAACTGCAACCAAAGATTATTTAAGAAGTAGCTCAATGGAGCAGAGATCAATACAGCAATACCCAAAATAATCAAGAATTCTTTTGAAAGTAACAAGGTGAGGTTCAATTCATTGGCTCCCAATACCTTTCTAATACCTACTTCTTTTGTTCTTCTTTCGGTCGTATAAATTGCCATACCTAGCAAGCCAAGACAAGCGATGGTAATTGCCAAAAATGATAGAAAGCCTATAATGGATACTATATCAAATATTCCTTGATTGTTGTTGGATAAAGTATCGTCATAAAACTCATATTTAATTGGATGTATAGGATCGATGCTTTTCCATTTTTGCTCAAGTTGTTCAACAATTTCTGATCTGTTCGTGGAAGTAATTTTTATACTCGCATAGTTAATCGCATCTTTATTATGTCTGAGTAAAAGCGGAGAGGCATTTCTTCCAGTAAATAATAAATGGAATGGAAAATCTTCTATTACACCTACAACCTGCACTTCATCATTTCCAATTCTGAATGGCTCACCAATAATCTCATGTGGATTTTTATAGCCAAAATTTTTCACCACAGATTCATTCACTATAATGAAATTCTCTGCACCAGAACCAGCAGGAGGTAGATTCTTTCCTGCTAAAAGATTTATTTCCAGTGTTTTAATAAAATTATCATCTGTTGAAAGGTTTACTGTTGAAATTGCATTTTCATCTTTCCCATCAAATTTATTGAGAGATACATTGTCGTTTCTGCCAGAAACTGGTAAGTAAGCACAAGCAGAAATAAAACTTACCCCTTCAATACTGCTCATTGCAGTTTTTACCTTATCAAAATCGTTACTTTGCAGGTTGATGTTTACAACATTTTGAGGGTTAAACTTATACTCAAACTGCATATAGTATTTAAATTGGTTAAACAGTAAAATGGAAGTGACTATAAATAACAATGAGATAACAAATTGAAAAACACCCAAGGCTTTTCTCAAGCCTAATTTGCTTAATCCAAACCTGTCTTTGCTGATTTCATTTACATTTTTAAGAGCTTTTATAGGTTTATAGGTGGATAATTTAAAAGCTGGAAAAGAGCCTGCTATCAACCCGATAAGAATGGCAAAACCGATAAAAATAAAATATACAGCATAGCCTCCTTCTAAATCAAAATTTAAAAACTGGTTTACCCATAAGCTTAAAAAAGCCGATTTTAAAAATAGTAAAAGGATATTTGCTAGAACTAAAGCTATCAATGCTGTAATAATAGATTCACTTAAAAATTGCATAATTAGATTACTTCTGGAAGCTCCATTTACCTTTCTTACACCTATCTCTTTAGCTCTTGTAATGGCTCTGGCGATAGATAAATTAGTATAGTTTAAACAAGCTGAAAACATTATAACCGCAGCTAACACACCTAAAATGTAATAAATAAACATAGGTAATCCGGTAGAAGGAGCATTGCCAAGTGCCGGTCCCGGACGAATTTTACTAAGTGGTTGAGCAATTAACTGAGCATCTTTTAAATGATTATCTTCTGTAAAAACAGTATTTGCTAGCTCCTGAGCAGCAGCACTTATTTGATCAATGTTTACATTGTTATTTACCAGTACATAATTATAAGTTCTATACATATCTGACCAGTCATTTGTGAGGTCAGCAATTTTGTCTTCTTTGTAAAGTAGCTCAAGAGAAGATTCAGACACAATTACGTCAAACTCCAAATGAGATTTGTAATCTTTTTCTACGAATACGCCAGTAATGGTAAATGAACCCCAATTTTTAGCTTGTTCACCTTCGCTGGTAAATTCGTTTAATCCTCTGTCAAAATATTCGATTGATTTGCCAAGTGGATCTTCGTAGCCGAAAAGTTGAATGGCTTTATCCTTCGAGATGACTATGGAGTTAGGTTGGCTAAGGGCTGTTTTCGGATCACCCTGTTCCAACTTATAACTAAAGATGTTAAAAAATGACGATGTGGTAAAGTAGCCCTGCAATTCGGTATAAGTGTCTTTGTATTTTGCATCGCCACCAAAACCTCTACGTAATCTGGTAGCATCTTCTATTATTGGGTATTCATTTTTAAGGGTAACAGAAGTGGGGTAAGGAGAGGTAGCATATGTCGATTGCTCCAGCGGGTGCATTAATATCCTATAAACCCTGTCTTTTTTCTCATGAAAGTTATCGTAACTTTTTTGGTCTGCTAACATTAACATTATGAGCATACAAACCGACATGGCAATTGCCAAACCCGCTATATTGATAAATGAAAAAGTCTTGTATTTAAGAATATTTCTGAAACTAACTTTAAAATAATTTTTTAGCATACCATAGTTGTTTAATCTTCTAAATCCTTCTAATGGTTTAATAATATCTGGTCTGAAAAGCAGTAAAACATCAATTAAAAACTGGCGATCTGCTTTCTTTTTTCCAGAGAGCGCTATTCTTTCATCATATAACTCCAGCAAGTCACCTTCTATGTAAGGATGCATATCTGGATGGCAAAACCATTTGAAAAACCTCATTATAAAATGAGGAGGTGTGTTTTCAGAATTCATATTATCCATTAAATTTTACATCAAGTGCCATTTTGGGTATTGCATCCCAAAGTGTATTGCGGGTGCTTCTGGTATATTCTAAGGCTGCTTTACCATGAGCTGTAATCTCAAAATATCTTTTGGGTCTACCTGCTCTTTCTTGCGTGCCTTCTCCATCGTGAGATTTTAGATAACCTTTGTCTTCAAGTCTTTTTAGGGCAGTTTGCAATGCACCTACACTCACTTTTCGCGAAAGTCTATTCTCTATTTCTTTTTTTATAGAAACTCCATAAGCATCATTATACAGTATGCCAACTGTGAGCATAACTACTTCTTCAAATTCTCCGAGTCGGTGTGATTTCATTACCTATAATAATAAATTCCTAAATGTAGTATTACAAATTAAAGTGCTTTCTTAATAAATTCCTAATTGTAGTATTATTTTTTTCTATTTATGTTTTGAAAGCTTATATCTTCAGAAAATTTTCTTTAATATGCTTTACCAGTTATCTTTGCCCGAATTAGAATAAAATATGTAGTAAAATACATTTTTTTCAAGATGGAAAATATTTGTTTTTTGTTTACTACGAATGATTTAAGGTGCATTTCAAGTGTTTTGAGGGAAGGGCAAAATGTTTGAATCATAAGATCAAAACAAATTGAATTGAATGCAATACTTTATTAATTTAGACCAACTATGTTCTTTAATATATGTATGACAAGCCTTTCAGTTTAGATGGGCTTTTTTTATGCACTTTATCTTAAAAAATAACTAGCACATGAGCAGCCTGCTAATATTACAAGCATAAACCATCATGTGACATTATCTATCCAATACTCTGAAATTCAGAGACTTGGTATTAACTTAACTAACACGTGATGAAATTAATAGAAGTAAGGACAAAAGAACAAAATAAAAAATTTTTAAATCTTCCAATTCAGCTATACAAAAATGTAAATGCATGGATAAGACCTCTTGATAAGGATGTTGAAGGTGTTTTTGATCAGGAAAAGAATAAAAACTTTGAGCATGGCGAGTGCATTAGGTGGATTCTGGAAGATAATGGAAAAGTAATTGGCAGAATTGCAGCTTTTATTAATACAAAAACTGCAAATAAAGATAATGATCAGCCAACGGGTGGCATGGGCTTTTTTGAATGCATAGATAATCAGGATGCAGCTAACCTTATGTTAGATGCATGCAAAAACTGGTTGCAAGAGAGAGGCATGCAAGCGATGGATGGACCCATAAATTTTGGTGACAGAGATAAATGGTGGGGTTTACTCACTAAAGGTTACGATCTGGAACCCATTTATCAGTGTAACTATAATTTGCCTTATTACAAAGAACTGATTGAAAATTATGGTTTTCAAATTTACTTTGAACATTATACTTTCATCAGAAATACTTTCGATCCATTTCATCCGAGAATTAAGCACAAAGCAGATTTACTTAACCAAGATAAAGACTATCATTTCGAACATCTTGATAAGAAACGCTTTGAACAGCACATGAAAGATATCGTGACGGTGTACAACAAAGCATGGACGAACCACGAAGGAGTGGCTAAAATATCGAAAGAAGATGCCCAGATGATTATCAATCAATTGAAGCCGATTATAGATGAAAAAATTATCTGGCTGGCCTATTACAAAGATGAACCTGTAGCTTTTTATATTAATATTCCAGAGGTAAACCAGATTATAAAATACTTTAATGGTAAACTTGGAACGATTGAAAAGTTGAAATTTCTCTGGCATAAATGGAGACGAACCAACAAAAAAATGCAAGGCTTAATTTTTGGTGTTGCTCCCGAACATCAGGGTAAAGGGCTTGATGGTGCACTAATTATGGCAACAGCTCAAATGGTGCAGAAAGATTATCGTCGTTATCCGACCCTTGAGATTAATGGAATCGGAGATTTTAACCGAAAAATGATTTTGGTAGTGAAACAAGTTGGAGGGGAGATTGGTAAAGTACACAGCACTTATAGATACCTTTTTGATAGAGAAAAGCCTTTTGAGCGCATGAAACCAATCGGTTAATATTTAGTTATTTTTGATCTTAGCAATTTTCGGGTTTTATGCCTTTATAAAGCCCGATACCTTTGTTATATAAATTTTATAACAAGATGGAATCTCAAGATCAAATCAATTACAATCGCATTGCTGAGGCAATCGATTACATCATTCAGAATTTTAAATCCCAGCCCAATCTGGAGCAAATTGCTGAGCAAGTACATTTAAGTAGTTATCATTTTCAGCGGATGTTTACAGAGTGGGCGGGGGTGAGTCCGAAGCAGTTTTTGCAATACATTAGTGTAGAATACGCCAAGCAGTTGTTAAAAGAGCGACAAACTACACTCTCAGATGCTGCTTTTGAAACTGGCTTGTCGGGTACTGGCCGTCTCCACGATCTTTTTATCAAGATAGAAGGTATGACTCCCGGTGAGTTTAAAAATGGAGGCGAAAATTTATATATCAATTACAGCTTTGCAGAAAGCCCATTTGGTAACTTACTAGTTGCTTCTACTGCAAAAGGGATTTGCTATTTGGCTTTTGCAGATGATGAAACAAAGGCAATTGCTGATTTAAATAGTTATTTCCCTAAAGCGCATTACAGACAAATTGCTGATCTTATACAGCAAAATGCACTTTATATTTTCTCTCACGATTGGTCAAAAATCGACCAGATCAAACTTCATTTAAAAGGTACAGATTTTCAGCTTAAAGTTTGGGAAGCTTTGTTGCGCATACCAGTAGGGCAGCTTGCTACCTATGGAGATATTGCCCAAAAAATGAATAAGCCTAAAGCTATGAGAGCAGTAGGTACAGCAGCGGGCAAAAATCCCGTAGCTTTTCTTATTCCCTGCCACAGAATGATTCAATCGACCGGAGCATTGGGCGGCTATGCTTGGGGTACAACTCGCAAAACAGCCATAATCGGTTGGGAAGCTGCCAGAATCAATTCTTTCAAACAATAAGTAAATGGAAAATATAGAAGATAAAATTGCGCAAGCTAATTGGGCTCAGATTACTAAACAATTGTCTCAAAAAGGTTTTGCTACATTACCAAAGTTATTAACTGATGAGCAGTGTGAGGCGCTCAAAGCAGATTACCACCATCCAGATTTATACCGAAAACAAGTAATTATGGAACGGTATCGCTTTGGTTTGGGAGAGTATAAATATTATCAATATCCTTTGCCAAATTTGATTCAGCAGATCAGGCAAAATGTGTATCCGTATTTGGTTCCAGTTGCCAACCAGTGGATGAGTATGCTCAACATAGAGAAGAGATTTCCTGCAACTTTGGAAGAATTACATGTGATGTGTCGCGCTCAAAAACAACTCAAACCTACTGCCCTAATTTTGAAATATGCTAAAGGTGGTTTTAATACTTTACATCAAGATTTATATGGCGAAGTCTTTTTTCCAATTCAAGTAGTGATGGTTCTTAGCGAGCCGGAACAGGATTTTATGGGTGGTGAATTTGTATTAACAGAACAAGTACCTAGAGCGCAATCTAAAGCCATTGTATTGAAACCGAAAAAAGGAGATATGCTTATTTTTACCACGAATTTTAGGCCCGTAAAAGGAGCTAGAGGCTATTACCGAGTAAATATGAAGCATGGTGTAAGCGAAGTACAAGAAGGTGAAAGATTTACATTAGGAGTTATATTTCATGATGCATTGAGCTAAGATTGGGTTTCATAACATAGTAACTCTTTACAGGCTTTTTGATGTAAATTTATAAATAACTATTCATATTTTGATGATGTATATATCGTAAAATTTGCATTGACCTTGGTCAAATTACGTTAAAAATTTTCAGAATGATTTCGTGAAAAAAATCAGGTGTTTGAGCGTAGCGAGTTTCTGATTTTTTAGAAATCATAATGAAAATTTAGTGAATTTGTCCACAGTCTTGATTTTTTGGTACTTTGAATCAAGTCAAAAGTACAAGAGATATATCTTAATCATTTGATAGATTGATAAATATTTAGTGAGCTCACTTGAAGCAGACATGCTTATTTTTTATGATACAACACAATGAAATATCAAGCTTAGAACTTAAACATAAAATCAGGAGTGGAGAAATTCTTTTTGGTGGCAACAAAAAACTCAAGATTTATGGACAATTAAAATGTAAATCTGGAAAGAGAATGTTACAACAAAACAGGGTGTTTTTTACTTCTGAAGAAGAAGCAATAGAATTTGGCTACCGACCTTGTGGTAATTGTATGAAAACAGCTTATAATAGCTGGCAAAAGAAAAAATTAGATGGATTTATTTAACACTAACCCAGTAAATAACTTGCTGCCTTTTGATGGTACAGCTAATTATTATGGTAAAATACTCAATTGGCAAGATGCACAATACTATCTCGAACAGTTGCTAAATACCGTTCCGTGGAAAAACGATGAAGCCATCATTTTTGGGAAGCACATTGTAACCAAAAGAAAGGTTGCTTGGTATGGCAATGAGAATTACGAATACACTTATTCCAACACCACCAAACAGGCACTAGTCTGGACAAAAGAATTGCTAGAACTAAAACAAAAAGTAGAGAAAATTACTGGTGATACATTCAATTCTTGCCTGCTTAATTTATACCACAATGGCGAAGAGGGAATGGCTTGGCATAGTGACGATGAAAAATCTCTAGGTGAAAATACCACTATTGCCTCGCTTAGTTTAGGTGCTGAAAGAAAGTTTTCATTCAAACATAAAGAAACAAAAAAATCAATATCAGTGGTACTTGAGCAAGGCAGCCTACTAGTAATGAAAGATAGTACACAAACTAACTGGTGGCATAGATTGCCCAAAACAAAAAAGATAAAGAAACCCAGAATCAACCTCACTTTCCGTACGATTGTAGAATAGTTTTCTTGTAGACAAGCTTCTTTTTTGGGGTTTTGGAATATAAATAATTGGATAGTCAACTTTTTTGCGTTTTAGCCAAAAATTGGCAAGGGTAACACATGTGCCTTTTTGCTAGTTTTTGGCGATTTTATCCACACTTCTGCGTAAATTTTTATACAATATATTTCCCTAACAACAAAAAAAATAGCCGTAATAGTTGATTACTATGCTCAAACGGCAATTATTAAAAGTCCCACCATACTGGCATATAATTATCTCATTGCTTTTTAACTCTACACACTATGTACTATCAACTAAATATTTTCAATCATTTATGTAAAATTCCTAGCAATGAAGAAAAAAGCATTACTAACTTTTTTAATGTTTACTGCGCTTTTTGTACAAAGTTATGCGCAAGAAAATACAGTTTCAGGTAAAGTAGTAGCCTACGAAGATGGTGGTCCTTTACCCGGAGTAAGTATACTAATTAAAGACACAAACAAAGGAGTATTAACAGATGAAAATGGTGAATATTCCTTAGGGATTCCAGATTCTATTTCTAATCCAGTTTTATTATTCTCCTTCGTGGGTTTCGAAACCAAAGAAGTTAAAATTGGCACCCAAACGCTGATAAACGTAACATTAAAAACTGATACAAAAGAACTAAAAGAAGTTGTAGTTGTAGGCTATGGCGTAATAGACAGAGAGAAATTAGCAGGTTCAGTATCATCAATTGGAGCCGAAGATATTGAAACCGACCCTGTAGCTGGAATTAATCAGGCAGTACAAGGAAAAATGGCTGGTGTGCAGGTTACCCAAAACTCAGGCACACCCGGTGGCGGTCTTAACTTTAGAATTCGAGGTATTAATACTCTTAATTCAAGTACAACAGAACCTTTGTATGTAATTGATGGAGTGCCAATCAATACAGATAATTATGTGGGAATCTCAAGAAGTGGAAGACAAAGTTTAAACCCACTAGCTGCCATCAACCCTTCAGACATTTCTTCCATTGAAGTTTTAAAAGATGCTTCTGCTACAGCAATTTACGGTGCAAGAGCAGCCAATGGAGTGGTGTTAGTTACAACAAAAAGAGGGACTAGTGGTAAGAGTCAGATTACCTTTAATGGTTATTATGGAGTGCAAGAGTTGCCAAATAAAATTGAGATGGCAAATTCAGAACAGTATATCAATTTTGTAAATGATATTTATGCACTTAATGAAACAGAGCCCAATGAGGCTCTTTTACAAAACAATGCAAACACCAATTGGCAGGATGAAGTCTATCGTACTGCACCAATGCAAAGCTATTCTTTATCTGTAAGTGGAGGTAGCGATAATACTACGTATTATTTGTCGGGCTCTTATTTTAATCAAGAAGGTATAGTAATTAATTCTGGATTTGAGAGAGTGAATTTTAGAAGTAACATTGAGCACAGTATAAATGATCGAGTAAAAATAGGTGCCAACTTAAATCTTTCGAGAAGCACAAATGATAGAATTCCTGAAGACTTTGGCCGCTCTGCTCCAGTGTTGTTAAGCCTTATTACCAGACCTAATATTCCAGTTTATGAAGAAACAGGCGACTATTATCTCGATCCTATTATCCAAAGAGACAATGCTGTAGCTGTTGCTGAGCTCACACAATATCAAGATCAAACAGACAGGCTCATCGGAAATGTTTTTGCAGAGTTTGAATTGGTAAAAGGTTTAACTTTTAGAACTAATTGGGGAATCGACAAAACTTTAATCGATGGTGAATTCTACATTCCCAGAGAAGGTATTATTGAAGGTGCCAATAAGCAGGGATTTCGTACCACAAAAAGATACAGGTCTGATAACTGGCTCAACGAAAATACTTTAACATATACCAATACTTTTGGCGATCATGCCATCACTGTGTTAGCAGGAAATACCTTACAAAAAGCTGATATCGAAGAAATTACTCTCAATGCCACTAACTTTACCTCAGATGAAGTAACCAACATAGGTGCGGCAGGGGTGTATACTACCAGTGATAGGCTTTCTGCTTGGAGTTTGGCTTCGTTTTTTTCTAGAGTAAATTATATTTTTAAAGACAGATATATTTTAACTGCTAACTACCGCATCGATGGTTCTTCTAGATTTGGAAAAGATAATAAATATGCCCGTTTCCCTTCTGTAGCGGTGGCTTGGAGAATGTCTGAAGAAGACTTTATTAGAGATAATATACCTGTAATAAGTAATTTAAAGCTGAGAGCAAGTTGGGGGCAATCGGGTAATCAACCAAGAGACTTTTACGAAGCCTTACCACTCTATGGAGTGAATGCTTATTATGGTTCAGATGTTGGGTTTGCGCCATCAGTAATTGGTAACTCAGAGCTTTCTTGGGAAACAACCACGCAAACAGATATTGGTTTAGATATTGGATTGTTTGCAGATCGAATCTCGATTTTAGCAGATTATTACATCAAAAACACCGAAGACTTACTTGTTAGTTATCGTATGCCTGAGGCTACTGGTGAGCTTTTTACACTGATAAACTTAGGAGAAGTTCAAAATAAAGGTTTTGAGTTTGAGCTGAGTACTAAAAATATTATTGGAGAAAAATTTAGGTGGAACACCAACCTGAACATGTCATTTGTAGAGAATAAAGTTACCTCTCTACCGGGTGGTGATGTGCTTGACGGTATGGATGACGCTTCACACCTTGCCAGAGAAGGCTATCCATTAGGCTCTTTTTTCGGATACGTGGCAGAAGGTGTAGACTCAGAAACTGGGAGTATAATTTATGCTGATATTGATGGTGATGGGGAACGCACAGTTGCAGGAGCTCTCGATACAGATGATAGAAAAGTAATAGGCAACCCACATCCAGATTTTTATGGTGGTATTACAAACACTTTTTTCTATGGTCCGCTAGATTTAAGTATTCAGGGGCAGTTTGTGTATGGCAATGATGTTTTCAACTTCACTCGTAGAACTTACGAAGCTTTAACTTCTCCTAATAACAACATTTCTGTAGACGCCCTCGATTATTGGAGACAACCGGGCGATATAACCGATACACCGAAGCCTACAATTGGTCAGTCTACAAACGGCCTGGTTTCTACAAGATGGATAGAAGATGGTTCTTTCTTTAGGATTAGAGATGTTACCTTAGGTTTCACTCTGCCCGAAAACATGAGTAGTAAAGTAAAGGTGAATATGCTGAGGATGTATTTACAAGTGCAAAACCTTTACAACTTCACATCCTACTCTGGCTACGATCCTGAAATTAATGTATATGAAAACAGAGGTTCGATGATTGGCGCAGACTATGCCAGTTATCCCCGCGCCAGAACATATCTATTCGGTTTAAATATCACACTTTAATACAAATAAAGACCTTAGAAACATGAATGCTTTAAAATATATTTTCCTCTTGGTAATAGGCTTAAGCTTTGCCTCTTGCGACGATTTTTTGGATGAAGAACCTCAATCTAACTTGGTAGATGATGCAGTATTTTCTAATACCACCAATGTAGAAGCGGCTGTAAATGGTGCCTATCGCTCACTGGTGAGTCAAGGGTACTACGCTAGAAACTTAACCTTAGCCACATCACTAAGCGCTCAAGAATTGGCAGACCCAAACAATACAAATACCACTTATATAGAATTTTCAAATCATATTCTACAGCCAAGTAATAGTATAATTCAAGTTATTTGGGCTGATATTTATTTTGGCATACA contains:
- a CDS encoding SusC/RagA family TonB-linked outer membrane protein, which translates into the protein MKKKALLTFLMFTALFVQSYAQENTVSGKVVAYEDGGPLPGVSILIKDTNKGVLTDENGEYSLGIPDSISNPVLLFSFVGFETKEVKIGTQTLINVTLKTDTKELKEVVVVGYGVIDREKLAGSVSSIGAEDIETDPVAGINQAVQGKMAGVQVTQNSGTPGGGLNFRIRGINTLNSSTTEPLYVIDGVPINTDNYVGISRSGRQSLNPLAAINPSDISSIEVLKDASATAIYGARAANGVVLVTTKRGTSGKSQITFNGYYGVQELPNKIEMANSEQYINFVNDIYALNETEPNEALLQNNANTNWQDEVYRTAPMQSYSLSVSGGSDNTTYYLSGSYFNQEGIVINSGFERVNFRSNIEHSINDRVKIGANLNLSRSTNDRIPEDFGRSAPVLLSLITRPNIPVYEETGDYYLDPIIQRDNAVAVAELTQYQDQTDRLIGNVFAEFELVKGLTFRTNWGIDKTLIDGEFYIPREGIIEGANKQGFRTTKRYRSDNWLNENTLTYTNTFGDHAITVLAGNTLQKADIEEITLNATNFTSDEVTNIGAAGVYTTSDRLSAWSLASFFSRVNYIFKDRYILTANYRIDGSSRFGKDNKYARFPSVAVAWRMSEEDFIRDNIPVISNLKLRASWGQSGNQPRDFYEALPLYGVNAYYGSDVGFAPSVIGNSELSWETTTQTDIGLDIGLFADRISILADYYIKNTEDLLVSYRMPEATGELFTLINLGEVQNKGFEFELSTKNIIGEKFRWNTNLNMSFVENKVTSLPGGDVLDGMDDASHLAREGYPLGSFFGYVAEGVDSETGSIIYADIDGDGERTVAGALDTDDRKVIGNPHPDFYGGITNTFFYGPLDLSIQGQFVYGNDVFNFTRRTYEALTSPNNNISVDALDYWRQPGDITDTPKPTIGQSTNGLVSTRWIEDGSFFRIRDVTLGFTLPENMSSKVKVNMLRMYLQVQNLYNFTSYSGYDPEINVYENRGSMIGADYASYPRARTYLFGLNITL